A stretch of Misgurnus anguillicaudatus unplaced genomic scaffold, ASM2758022v2 HiC_scaffold_33, whole genome shotgun sequence DNA encodes these proteins:
- the LOC129438750 gene encoding centrosomal protein of 57 kDa isoform X3, with the protein MTKLKQEDLRVAPSSGRVMSDSLSLPSYTEYPSGRPFINTTRPISHKTVKAFPESSGAAIISALKNLQEKIHSLELERHDAHQKLQRLSRESTQSLNTHEKPQQHSRTDEEPKTHELLCHLSAAESRCSRLERRLDHMRRTLRNTESDRSAVLRRQASLERLGSAEQTDVQRKLLKLDVLEQEYQRLTETQTLAEKKIRDLERKLQEEEHQRKLVQEKAAQLQTGLEANRVLIQSVSPRPHKSTKVKKQKKHSSHSQPHYRLSLGDVPFVTGTSTGSSHSVRANVQHVLHLMKQHHPQLCNERVLGHAHLAGGSTNERGRSCHRSSGSSASSSSEELSDLLLMLQDEFGHMSFEHQELARQIQTCRSDRLRQDLEREMETLVKRMESKGEQIAKVRRHQTQLEKLRRQYGKQRNFSADGEVKVTTTVSTRGRSATPVQVTSKPGERSRDSLRLLKDMRSLQTSLRCDQINWEF; encoded by the exons ATGACGAAACTCAAACAA gaGGATCTGAGAGTGGCGCCCTCCAGTGGTCGAGTGATGTCTGACAGTTTGTCTTTGCCCTCTTATACTGAATATCCATCAGGACGACCCTTCATTAACACAACCAGACCCATCTCACATAAAACTGTGAAAGCTTTTCCTGAGAGCAGTGGtgcag cAATTATTTCAGCATTGAAGAATCTGCAGGAGAAGATTCACAGTCTTGAGCTTGAACGCCATGACGCTCATCAGAAACTCCAGAGACTCTCCAGAGAATCAACACAATCACTGAATACTCATGAGAAACCACAACAACACAGCAGAACTGATGAAGAACCAAAGACCCACG agCTGTTGTGTCACTTGTCTGCGGCTGAGAGTCGATGTTCTCGTCTGGAGAGACGCTTGGATCACATGAGGAGGACCCTGAGAAACACTGAATCAGACAGAAGTGCTGTTCTCAGACGACAG GCGTCTCTGGAGCGGTTGGGTTCGGCGGAGCAGACAGATGTTCAGAGGAAGCTCCTGAAGTTAGATGTTTTGGAGCAGGAGTATCAGAGACTGACAGAGACACAGACGCTCGCCGAGAAGAAAATCAGAGACCTGGAGAGAAAATTACAAGAGGAGGAACATCAGAGGAAACTGGTGCAGGAGAAAGCAGCACAG TTGCAGACAGGTCTTGAAGCCAATCGCGTCCTCATTCAATCAGTCTCTCCACGTCCACATAAATCCACTAAAGTTAAAAAGCAGAAG AAACATTCGTCTCATTCACAGCCCCATTATAGACTGAGTTTAGGAGATGTGCCGTTTGTGACAGGAACG TCGACCGGTTCAAGTCATTCTGTTCGTGCAAACGTTCAACACGTTCTTCATCTCATGAAGCAGCATCATCCTCAGCTATGTAATGAACGTGTTCTTGGACACGCCCATCTGGCTGGAGGCTCCACCAATGAGAGAGGCCGGTCATGCCATCGGTCAAGTGGTAGCTCCGCCTCTTCGAGCAGTGAAGAGCTGTCAGATTTACTGTTGATGTTACAGGATGAGTTTGGACACATGAGCTT TGAGCATCAGGAGTTGGCCAGACAGATCCAGACTTGTAGGTCAGATCGGTTGCGGCAGGATTTGGAGCGTGAGATGGAAACTCTTGTGAAGAGAATGGAGAGTAAAGGGGAACAGATCGCTAAAGTCCGTCGACACCAAACacag ctGGAGAAGTTGAGGAGACAGTATGGTAAACAGAGGAATTTTTCGGCTGACGGCGAGGTTAAAGTTACGACGACAGTATCGACTCGCGGTCGTTCGGCTACACCGGTACAGGTCACATCGAAACCAGGTGAACGCAGCCGAGACAGTCTGCGTCTGCTTAAAGACATGCGCTCGCTGCAGACATCACTGCGCTGTGATCAGATCAACTGGGAGTTCTGA
- the LOC129438750 gene encoding centrosomal protein of 57 kDa isoform X1, with the protein METDFKTSAERKQEDLRVAPSSGRVMSDSLSLPSYTEYPSGRPFINTTRPISHKTVKAFPESSGAAIISALKNLQEKIHSLELERHDAHQKLQRLSRESTQSLNTHEKPQQHSRTDEEPKTHELLCHLSAAESRCSRLERRLDHMRRTLRNTESDRSAVLRRQASLERLGSAEQTDVQRKLLKLDVLEQEYQRLTETQTLAEKKIRDLERKLQEEEHQRKLVQEKAAQLQTGLEANRVLIQSVSPRPHKSTKVKKQKKHSSHSQPHYRLSLGDVPFVTGTSTGSSHSVRANVQHVLHLMKQHHPQLCNERVLGHAHLAGGSTNERGRSCHRSSGSSASSSSEELSDLLLMLQDEFGHMSFEHQELARQIQTCRSDRLRQDLEREMETLVKRMESKGEQIAKVRRHQTQLEKLRRQYGKQRNFSADGEVKVTTTVSTRGRSATPVQVTSKPGERSRDSLRLLKDMRSLQTSLRCDQINWEF; encoded by the exons ATGGAGACGGATTTTAAAACCTCAGCAGAAAGAAAGCAG gaGGATCTGAGAGTGGCGCCCTCCAGTGGTCGAGTGATGTCTGACAGTTTGTCTTTGCCCTCTTATACTGAATATCCATCAGGACGACCCTTCATTAACACAACCAGACCCATCTCACATAAAACTGTGAAAGCTTTTCCTGAGAGCAGTGGtgcag cAATTATTTCAGCATTGAAGAATCTGCAGGAGAAGATTCACAGTCTTGAGCTTGAACGCCATGACGCTCATCAGAAACTCCAGAGACTCTCCAGAGAATCAACACAATCACTGAATACTCATGAGAAACCACAACAACACAGCAGAACTGATGAAGAACCAAAGACCCACG agCTGTTGTGTCACTTGTCTGCGGCTGAGAGTCGATGTTCTCGTCTGGAGAGACGCTTGGATCACATGAGGAGGACCCTGAGAAACACTGAATCAGACAGAAGTGCTGTTCTCAGACGACAG GCGTCTCTGGAGCGGTTGGGTTCGGCGGAGCAGACAGATGTTCAGAGGAAGCTCCTGAAGTTAGATGTTTTGGAGCAGGAGTATCAGAGACTGACAGAGACACAGACGCTCGCCGAGAAGAAAATCAGAGACCTGGAGAGAAAATTACAAGAGGAGGAACATCAGAGGAAACTGGTGCAGGAGAAAGCAGCACAG TTGCAGACAGGTCTTGAAGCCAATCGCGTCCTCATTCAATCAGTCTCTCCACGTCCACATAAATCCACTAAAGTTAAAAAGCAGAAG AAACATTCGTCTCATTCACAGCCCCATTATAGACTGAGTTTAGGAGATGTGCCGTTTGTGACAGGAACG TCGACCGGTTCAAGTCATTCTGTTCGTGCAAACGTTCAACACGTTCTTCATCTCATGAAGCAGCATCATCCTCAGCTATGTAATGAACGTGTTCTTGGACACGCCCATCTGGCTGGAGGCTCCACCAATGAGAGAGGCCGGTCATGCCATCGGTCAAGTGGTAGCTCCGCCTCTTCGAGCAGTGAAGAGCTGTCAGATTTACTGTTGATGTTACAGGATGAGTTTGGACACATGAGCTT TGAGCATCAGGAGTTGGCCAGACAGATCCAGACTTGTAGGTCAGATCGGTTGCGGCAGGATTTGGAGCGTGAGATGGAAACTCTTGTGAAGAGAATGGAGAGTAAAGGGGAACAGATCGCTAAAGTCCGTCGACACCAAACacag ctGGAGAAGTTGAGGAGACAGTATGGTAAACAGAGGAATTTTTCGGCTGACGGCGAGGTTAAAGTTACGACGACAGTATCGACTCGCGGTCGTTCGGCTACACCGGTACAGGTCACATCGAAACCAGGTGAACGCAGCCGAGACAGTCTGCGTCTGCTTAAAGACATGCGCTCGCTGCAGACATCACTGCGCTGTGATCAGATCAACTGGGAGTTCTGA
- the LOC129438750 gene encoding centrosomal protein of 57 kDa isoform X4 — METDFKTSAERKQEDLRVAPSSGRVMSDSLSLPSYTEYPSGRPFINTTRPISHKTVKAFPESSGAAIISALKNLQEKIHSLELERHDAHQKLQRLSRESTQSLNTHEKPQQHSRTDEEPKTHELLCHLSAAESRCSRLERRLDHMRRTLRNTESDRSAVLRRQASLERLGSAEQTDVQRKLLKLDVLEQEYQRLTETQTLAEKKIRDLERKLQEEEHQRKLLQTGLEANRVLIQSVSPRPHKSTKVKKQKKHSSHSQPHYRLSLGDVPFVTGTSTGSSHSVRANVQHVLHLMKQHHPQLCNERVLGHAHLAGGSTNERGRSCHRSSGSSASSSSEELSDLLLMLQDEFGHMSFEHQELARQIQTCRSDRLRQDLEREMETLVKRMESKGEQIAKVRRHQTQLEKLRRQYGKQRNFSADGEVKVTTTVSTRGRSATPVQVTSKPGERSRDSLRLLKDMRSLQTSLRCDQINWEF; from the exons ATGGAGACGGATTTTAAAACCTCAGCAGAAAGAAAGCAG gaGGATCTGAGAGTGGCGCCCTCCAGTGGTCGAGTGATGTCTGACAGTTTGTCTTTGCCCTCTTATACTGAATATCCATCAGGACGACCCTTCATTAACACAACCAGACCCATCTCACATAAAACTGTGAAAGCTTTTCCTGAGAGCAGTGGtgcag cAATTATTTCAGCATTGAAGAATCTGCAGGAGAAGATTCACAGTCTTGAGCTTGAACGCCATGACGCTCATCAGAAACTCCAGAGACTCTCCAGAGAATCAACACAATCACTGAATACTCATGAGAAACCACAACAACACAGCAGAACTGATGAAGAACCAAAGACCCACG agCTGTTGTGTCACTTGTCTGCGGCTGAGAGTCGATGTTCTCGTCTGGAGAGACGCTTGGATCACATGAGGAGGACCCTGAGAAACACTGAATCAGACAGAAGTGCTGTTCTCAGACGACAG GCGTCTCTGGAGCGGTTGGGTTCGGCGGAGCAGACAGATGTTCAGAGGAAGCTCCTGAAGTTAGATGTTTTGGAGCAGGAGTATCAGAGACTGACAGAGACACAGACGCTCGCCGAGAAGAAAATCAGAGACCTGGAGAGAAAATTACAAGAGGAGGAACATCAGAGGAAACTG TTGCAGACAGGTCTTGAAGCCAATCGCGTCCTCATTCAATCAGTCTCTCCACGTCCACATAAATCCACTAAAGTTAAAAAGCAGAAG AAACATTCGTCTCATTCACAGCCCCATTATAGACTGAGTTTAGGAGATGTGCCGTTTGTGACAGGAACG TCGACCGGTTCAAGTCATTCTGTTCGTGCAAACGTTCAACACGTTCTTCATCTCATGAAGCAGCATCATCCTCAGCTATGTAATGAACGTGTTCTTGGACACGCCCATCTGGCTGGAGGCTCCACCAATGAGAGAGGCCGGTCATGCCATCGGTCAAGTGGTAGCTCCGCCTCTTCGAGCAGTGAAGAGCTGTCAGATTTACTGTTGATGTTACAGGATGAGTTTGGACACATGAGCTT TGAGCATCAGGAGTTGGCCAGACAGATCCAGACTTGTAGGTCAGATCGGTTGCGGCAGGATTTGGAGCGTGAGATGGAAACTCTTGTGAAGAGAATGGAGAGTAAAGGGGAACAGATCGCTAAAGTCCGTCGACACCAAACacag ctGGAGAAGTTGAGGAGACAGTATGGTAAACAGAGGAATTTTTCGGCTGACGGCGAGGTTAAAGTTACGACGACAGTATCGACTCGCGGTCGTTCGGCTACACCGGTACAGGTCACATCGAAACCAGGTGAACGCAGCCGAGACAGTCTGCGTCTGCTTAAAGACATGCGCTCGCTGCAGACATCACTGCGCTGTGATCAGATCAACTGGGAGTTCTGA
- the LOC129438750 gene encoding centrosomal protein of 57 kDa isoform X2 has translation METDFKTSAERKQEDLRVAPSSGRVMSDSLSLPSYTEYPSGRPFINTTRPISHKTVKAFPESSGAAIISALKNLQEKIHSLELERHDAHQKLQRLSRESTQSLNTHEKPQQHSRTDEEPKTHELLCHLSAAESRCSRLERRLDHMRRTLRNTESDRSAVLRRQASLERLGSAEQTDVQRKLLKLDVLEQEYQRLTETQTLAEKKIRDLERKLQEEEHQRKLVQEKAAQTGLEANRVLIQSVSPRPHKSTKVKKQKKHSSHSQPHYRLSLGDVPFVTGTSTGSSHSVRANVQHVLHLMKQHHPQLCNERVLGHAHLAGGSTNERGRSCHRSSGSSASSSSEELSDLLLMLQDEFGHMSFEHQELARQIQTCRSDRLRQDLEREMETLVKRMESKGEQIAKVRRHQTQLEKLRRQYGKQRNFSADGEVKVTTTVSTRGRSATPVQVTSKPGERSRDSLRLLKDMRSLQTSLRCDQINWEF, from the exons ATGGAGACGGATTTTAAAACCTCAGCAGAAAGAAAGCAG gaGGATCTGAGAGTGGCGCCCTCCAGTGGTCGAGTGATGTCTGACAGTTTGTCTTTGCCCTCTTATACTGAATATCCATCAGGACGACCCTTCATTAACACAACCAGACCCATCTCACATAAAACTGTGAAAGCTTTTCCTGAGAGCAGTGGtgcag cAATTATTTCAGCATTGAAGAATCTGCAGGAGAAGATTCACAGTCTTGAGCTTGAACGCCATGACGCTCATCAGAAACTCCAGAGACTCTCCAGAGAATCAACACAATCACTGAATACTCATGAGAAACCACAACAACACAGCAGAACTGATGAAGAACCAAAGACCCACG agCTGTTGTGTCACTTGTCTGCGGCTGAGAGTCGATGTTCTCGTCTGGAGAGACGCTTGGATCACATGAGGAGGACCCTGAGAAACACTGAATCAGACAGAAGTGCTGTTCTCAGACGACAG GCGTCTCTGGAGCGGTTGGGTTCGGCGGAGCAGACAGATGTTCAGAGGAAGCTCCTGAAGTTAGATGTTTTGGAGCAGGAGTATCAGAGACTGACAGAGACACAGACGCTCGCCGAGAAGAAAATCAGAGACCTGGAGAGAAAATTACAAGAGGAGGAACATCAGAGGAAACTGGTGCAGGAGAAAGCAGCACAG ACAGGTCTTGAAGCCAATCGCGTCCTCATTCAATCAGTCTCTCCACGTCCACATAAATCCACTAAAGTTAAAAAGCAGAAG AAACATTCGTCTCATTCACAGCCCCATTATAGACTGAGTTTAGGAGATGTGCCGTTTGTGACAGGAACG TCGACCGGTTCAAGTCATTCTGTTCGTGCAAACGTTCAACACGTTCTTCATCTCATGAAGCAGCATCATCCTCAGCTATGTAATGAACGTGTTCTTGGACACGCCCATCTGGCTGGAGGCTCCACCAATGAGAGAGGCCGGTCATGCCATCGGTCAAGTGGTAGCTCCGCCTCTTCGAGCAGTGAAGAGCTGTCAGATTTACTGTTGATGTTACAGGATGAGTTTGGACACATGAGCTT TGAGCATCAGGAGTTGGCCAGACAGATCCAGACTTGTAGGTCAGATCGGTTGCGGCAGGATTTGGAGCGTGAGATGGAAACTCTTGTGAAGAGAATGGAGAGTAAAGGGGAACAGATCGCTAAAGTCCGTCGACACCAAACacag ctGGAGAAGTTGAGGAGACAGTATGGTAAACAGAGGAATTTTTCGGCTGACGGCGAGGTTAAAGTTACGACGACAGTATCGACTCGCGGTCGTTCGGCTACACCGGTACAGGTCACATCGAAACCAGGTGAACGCAGCCGAGACAGTCTGCGTCTGCTTAAAGACATGCGCTCGCTGCAGACATCACTGCGCTGTGATCAGATCAACTGGGAGTTCTGA
- the LOC129438750 gene encoding centrosomal protein of 57 kDa isoform X5, with the protein MSDSLSLPSYTEYPSGRPFINTTRPISHKTVKAFPESSGAAIISALKNLQEKIHSLELERHDAHQKLQRLSRESTQSLNTHEKPQQHSRTDEEPKTHELLCHLSAAESRCSRLERRLDHMRRTLRNTESDRSAVLRRQASLERLGSAEQTDVQRKLLKLDVLEQEYQRLTETQTLAEKKIRDLERKLQEEEHQRKLVQEKAAQLQTGLEANRVLIQSVSPRPHKSTKVKKQKKHSSHSQPHYRLSLGDVPFVTGTSTGSSHSVRANVQHVLHLMKQHHPQLCNERVLGHAHLAGGSTNERGRSCHRSSGSSASSSSEELSDLLLMLQDEFGHMSFEHQELARQIQTCRSDRLRQDLEREMETLVKRMESKGEQIAKVRRHQTQLEKLRRQYGKQRNFSADGEVKVTTTVSTRGRSATPVQVTSKPGERSRDSLRLLKDMRSLQTSLRCDQINWEF; encoded by the exons ATGTCTGACAGTTTGTCTTTGCCCTCTTATACTGAATATCCATCAGGACGACCCTTCATTAACACAACCAGACCCATCTCACATAAAACTGTGAAAGCTTTTCCTGAGAGCAGTGGtgcag cAATTATTTCAGCATTGAAGAATCTGCAGGAGAAGATTCACAGTCTTGAGCTTGAACGCCATGACGCTCATCAGAAACTCCAGAGACTCTCCAGAGAATCAACACAATCACTGAATACTCATGAGAAACCACAACAACACAGCAGAACTGATGAAGAACCAAAGACCCACG agCTGTTGTGTCACTTGTCTGCGGCTGAGAGTCGATGTTCTCGTCTGGAGAGACGCTTGGATCACATGAGGAGGACCCTGAGAAACACTGAATCAGACAGAAGTGCTGTTCTCAGACGACAG GCGTCTCTGGAGCGGTTGGGTTCGGCGGAGCAGACAGATGTTCAGAGGAAGCTCCTGAAGTTAGATGTTTTGGAGCAGGAGTATCAGAGACTGACAGAGACACAGACGCTCGCCGAGAAGAAAATCAGAGACCTGGAGAGAAAATTACAAGAGGAGGAACATCAGAGGAAACTGGTGCAGGAGAAAGCAGCACAG TTGCAGACAGGTCTTGAAGCCAATCGCGTCCTCATTCAATCAGTCTCTCCACGTCCACATAAATCCACTAAAGTTAAAAAGCAGAAG AAACATTCGTCTCATTCACAGCCCCATTATAGACTGAGTTTAGGAGATGTGCCGTTTGTGACAGGAACG TCGACCGGTTCAAGTCATTCTGTTCGTGCAAACGTTCAACACGTTCTTCATCTCATGAAGCAGCATCATCCTCAGCTATGTAATGAACGTGTTCTTGGACACGCCCATCTGGCTGGAGGCTCCACCAATGAGAGAGGCCGGTCATGCCATCGGTCAAGTGGTAGCTCCGCCTCTTCGAGCAGTGAAGAGCTGTCAGATTTACTGTTGATGTTACAGGATGAGTTTGGACACATGAGCTT TGAGCATCAGGAGTTGGCCAGACAGATCCAGACTTGTAGGTCAGATCGGTTGCGGCAGGATTTGGAGCGTGAGATGGAAACTCTTGTGAAGAGAATGGAGAGTAAAGGGGAACAGATCGCTAAAGTCCGTCGACACCAAACacag ctGGAGAAGTTGAGGAGACAGTATGGTAAACAGAGGAATTTTTCGGCTGACGGCGAGGTTAAAGTTACGACGACAGTATCGACTCGCGGTCGTTCGGCTACACCGGTACAGGTCACATCGAAACCAGGTGAACGCAGCCGAGACAGTCTGCGTCTGCTTAAAGACATGCGCTCGCTGCAGACATCACTGCGCTGTGATCAGATCAACTGGGAGTTCTGA
- the LOC129451489 gene encoding uncharacterized protein isoform X1, producing MDALPPGVNGKRGTRCTFQVLLTTMKITFEDSSPIQIAVAECSCVAGTALCNHSVALLYQTTKYSTLQLKAVPPVLSCTETEQRWHKPRRLGVKPGRVGNMVFISTKPKSRQYTAADGVRSKRYKAVRGDLPDPDSLKVDEAYQDFAAELAPLITTLSISSDVPLVDSTFGTVQEGSPISYQHPLPVSRVIIHHPDAPPPPPLPLDGHRLDPTTCSFVCTHQQHLNVMSLNITFDMARSIEMATREQSGSAEWHSLRKMRITSSRFREVCHVRGHSSAENLAERIRKGGVQTALMKRGLALEPEAIQQYARIKNVNYWPSGFVIHPDAPWLGSSPDGVVFDRTEAPPFGLVEVKCPNLKSYVDSGCLHMQSGALRLKPSHSYYWQVQGQLLITGMQWCDFVVFAEEDLFVQRIYTDAEVARVIRERGDFFFFYHYLI from the exons ATGGATGCTCTGCCCCCCGGAGTAAACGGGAAAAGGGGTACAAGATGTACCTTTCAAGTTTTATTGACAACTATGAAG ATTACTTTTGAGGACAGCTCACCGATTCAAATAGCGGTGGCTGAGTGCTCCTGTGTGGCTGGAACCGCTCTCTGCAACCACAGTGTTGCACTACTGTATCAGACCACAAAATACTCTACGCTACAACTAAAAGCAGTACCACCTGTCCTCAGCTGCACAGAAACTGAGCAGCGATGGCATAAACCACGAAGATTG GGTGTGAAACCAGGCAGAGTGGGTAACATGGTATTCATCTCAACCAAACCCAAGTCAAGACAGTACACAGCTGCTGATGGTGTAAG GAGCAAGCGCTACAAAGCAGTGCGGGGTGACTTGCCAGACCCAGATTCCCTGAAGGTTGACGAGGCATACCAGGACTTCGCGGCAGAACTTGCTCCGCTAATCACTACACTCTCGATAAGCAGTGATGTCCCTCTTGTTGATTCAACCTTTGGGACCGTTCAAGAAGGGAGCCCCATTTCATATCAGCACCCATTGCCAGTGAGTAGGGTAATCATCCACCACCCAGACGCACCCCCTCCACCACCCCTGCCGTTAGATGGTCACAGGCTGGACCCAACCACATGTTCCTTTGTGTGCACTCACCAACAACACCTTAATGTAATGTCCCTTAACATTACTTTTGACATGGCAAGATCCATCGAGATGGCTACGAGAGAACAGAGTGGCAGCGCAGAGTGGCACAGCCTGAGGAAGATGAGGATCACTTCATCCAGGTTCCGTGAGGTGTGCCATGTCCGAGGTCACAGCTCTGCAGAGAACCTTGCAGAACGCATCCGCAAAGGTGGGGTTCAGACAGCCTTGATGAAGAGGGGGCTGGCACTGGAGCCAGAAGCTATTCAGCAATATGCCCGCATTAAAAACGTCAACTACTGGCCATCAGGATTTGTCATCCATCCAGATGCTCCCTGGCTCGGATCCTCTCCAGATGGTGTCGTTTTTGATCGAACGGAGGCACCACCGTTCGGGCTGGTGGAGGTGAAATGCCCCAACTTGAAGAGCTATGTTGACTCTGGTTGCCTGCACATGCAGAGTGGCGCCTTGCGTCTGAAGCCAAGCCACAGCTACTATTGGCAGGTGCAAGGCCAACTGCTTATCACTGGAATGCAGTGGTGTGATTTTGTGGTTTTTGCAGAGGAGGACCTTTTTGTACAAAGAATTTATACAGATGCAGAGGTTGCTAGGGTTATAAGGGAGAGGG
- the LOC129451489 gene encoding uncharacterized protein isoform X2 — protein MRKHEKPHDLRITFEDSSPIQIAVAECSCVAGTALCNHSVALLYQTTKYSTLQLKAVPPVLSCTETEQRWHKPRRLGVKPGRVGNMVFISTKPKSRQYTAADGVRSKRYKAVRGDLPDPDSLKVDEAYQDFAAELAPLITTLSISSDVPLVDSTFGTVQEGSPISYQHPLPVSRVIIHHPDAPPPPPLPLDGHRLDPTTCSFVCTHQQHLNVMSLNITFDMARSIEMATREQSGSAEWHSLRKMRITSSRFREVCHVRGHSSAENLAERIRKGGVQTALMKRGLALEPEAIQQYARIKNVNYWPSGFVIHPDAPWLGSSPDGVVFDRTEAPPFGLVEVKCPNLKSYVDSGCLHMQSGALRLKPSHSYYWQVQGQLLITGMQWCDFVVFAEEDLFVQRIYTDAEVARVIRERGDFFFFYHYLI, from the exons ATGAGGAAGCATGAGAAGCCTCACGACCTCAGA ATTACTTTTGAGGACAGCTCACCGATTCAAATAGCGGTGGCTGAGTGCTCCTGTGTGGCTGGAACCGCTCTCTGCAACCACAGTGTTGCACTACTGTATCAGACCACAAAATACTCTACGCTACAACTAAAAGCAGTACCACCTGTCCTCAGCTGCACAGAAACTGAGCAGCGATGGCATAAACCACGAAGATTG GGTGTGAAACCAGGCAGAGTGGGTAACATGGTATTCATCTCAACCAAACCCAAGTCAAGACAGTACACAGCTGCTGATGGTGTAAG GAGCAAGCGCTACAAAGCAGTGCGGGGTGACTTGCCAGACCCAGATTCCCTGAAGGTTGACGAGGCATACCAGGACTTCGCGGCAGAACTTGCTCCGCTAATCACTACACTCTCGATAAGCAGTGATGTCCCTCTTGTTGATTCAACCTTTGGGACCGTTCAAGAAGGGAGCCCCATTTCATATCAGCACCCATTGCCAGTGAGTAGGGTAATCATCCACCACCCAGACGCACCCCCTCCACCACCCCTGCCGTTAGATGGTCACAGGCTGGACCCAACCACATGTTCCTTTGTGTGCACTCACCAACAACACCTTAATGTAATGTCCCTTAACATTACTTTTGACATGGCAAGATCCATCGAGATGGCTACGAGAGAACAGAGTGGCAGCGCAGAGTGGCACAGCCTGAGGAAGATGAGGATCACTTCATCCAGGTTCCGTGAGGTGTGCCATGTCCGAGGTCACAGCTCTGCAGAGAACCTTGCAGAACGCATCCGCAAAGGTGGGGTTCAGACAGCCTTGATGAAGAGGGGGCTGGCACTGGAGCCAGAAGCTATTCAGCAATATGCCCGCATTAAAAACGTCAACTACTGGCCATCAGGATTTGTCATCCATCCAGATGCTCCCTGGCTCGGATCCTCTCCAGATGGTGTCGTTTTTGATCGAACGGAGGCACCACCGTTCGGGCTGGTGGAGGTGAAATGCCCCAACTTGAAGAGCTATGTTGACTCTGGTTGCCTGCACATGCAGAGTGGCGCCTTGCGTCTGAAGCCAAGCCACAGCTACTATTGGCAGGTGCAAGGCCAACTGCTTATCACTGGAATGCAGTGGTGTGATTTTGTGGTTTTTGCAGAGGAGGACCTTTTTGTACAAAGAATTTATACAGATGCAGAGGTTGCTAGGGTTATAAGGGAGAGGG